One region of Bdellovibrio bacteriovorus genomic DNA includes:
- a CDS encoding 16S rRNA (guanine(527)-N(7))-methyltransferase RsmG, protein MAHKNKTNYSPYKARQEAKHKAMGTDPSLLRQSRSESGQGRHKKPETIYELPEANDRLADVFRNHGFDMVSHSQRQQLAHFYRLLMLNQEKENFTRLLKLRDVAIKHFIDSIIILKHTELQFPLLDVGTGPGFPGIPLKIMFPEEQILLGEGVQRRVEFLKHVRSEMGLKNLDILGRNINRHCVYPIRGAITRAVEDIGNTLGNVINGLQIGGRVYFMKGPGVDPEIAAAKKEWSEYYKLVQDVAYTLPETPHERRLVVYEKIKHQELPLEDEGEELLMDELSGEEKRRWSQYK, encoded by the coding sequence ATGGCGCATAAGAATAAAACCAATTACAGTCCCTACAAAGCTCGTCAAGAGGCCAAACACAAGGCCATGGGCACTGATCCGTCCCTACTCCGGCAGAGCCGGAGTGAATCAGGCCAAGGACGCCATAAAAAACCTGAAACCATCTATGAACTGCCAGAAGCCAATGACCGACTTGCTGATGTTTTCCGCAATCATGGGTTTGATATGGTTTCCCATTCGCAACGCCAACAATTAGCGCACTTTTATCGCCTTTTGATGTTGAATCAGGAAAAAGAGAACTTCACGCGTTTGCTCAAACTTCGCGATGTCGCCATTAAACACTTTATCGACTCGATCATCATTTTAAAACACACTGAACTGCAGTTCCCATTGCTAGATGTTGGCACCGGCCCGGGCTTTCCGGGGATTCCGCTTAAAATCATGTTCCCTGAAGAACAAATTCTTTTAGGAGAAGGTGTGCAGCGCCGTGTGGAGTTCTTAAAGCATGTACGCTCTGAAATGGGTCTAAAAAATCTTGATATTTTGGGCCGCAATATCAATCGTCACTGTGTCTACCCGATTCGCGGGGCGATCACGCGTGCGGTGGAAGACATCGGCAATACCTTGGGTAATGTGATCAACGGCCTGCAAATTGGCGGGCGCGTTTATTTCATGAAAGGCCCCGGGGTTGATCCAGAAATTGCCGCCGCAAAAAAAGAGTGGTCTGAATACTATAAACTTGTTCAAGACGTGGCTTACACTTTGCCAGAGACTCCGCATGAACGTCGCCTTGTCGTGTATGAAAAGATCAAACACCAAGAACTGCCGTTAGAGGACGAAGGCGAAGAGCTTTTGATGGATGAACTTTCGGGTGAAGAAAAACGCCGTTGGAGCCAGTACAAATGA
- a CDS encoding winged helix-turn-helix domain-containing protein, which produces MSSSALSISLEIIRLLIRKGDLHEARVKAEDAMKDALILKDRAQWLEATRLFFQCCQELEELGLAQIPMEAVISFLVSAQDTKLQAQAETLISSWLLALGKKEECHDYVQSAINKATGIQDFDTLARALTIYAASLLYDAQNFKTALIQLDKLNTILDGLQQPEMQLTANLLRSYIYTQRGQTDLALPLLWATYEQAKVHGFHLLISSILAQIARVYRDQKQLEEYRIYADVALRGLDRAKTPRVYKLVHASCPPLKEQKASLYDFHIDEKSRTVRERSKGKIDFKNQHILFEMALLFIKNPGHRFNKEELSKSIWNQTYSPDLHDNLIYVSIKRLRTLLEPDLESPKYILRDRKGYYFNPQSIVQFRTSEEVTL; this is translated from the coding sequence ATGAGCTCTTCGGCATTAAGCATTTCTTTAGAAATCATTCGTTTGCTTATTCGCAAAGGCGACTTGCACGAAGCCCGCGTCAAAGCGGAAGACGCGATGAAAGACGCGCTGATATTAAAAGACCGCGCGCAGTGGCTCGAGGCCACGAGATTATTTTTCCAATGCTGCCAAGAACTTGAAGAGCTAGGCTTAGCACAAATTCCAATGGAAGCCGTGATCAGCTTCTTAGTTTCCGCGCAAGACACCAAACTCCAAGCTCAAGCGGAAACTTTAATCAGCTCTTGGTTACTAGCCTTAGGCAAAAAAGAAGAATGCCACGACTATGTTCAGTCGGCGATCAACAAAGCCACCGGCATTCAAGATTTTGACACGTTAGCGCGGGCTCTAACAATCTATGCTGCTTCCTTGCTGTATGACGCTCAGAATTTTAAGACCGCTCTTATTCAATTAGATAAACTCAACACGATCCTCGATGGCCTGCAACAGCCAGAAATGCAGCTGACCGCAAATCTTTTGCGCAGTTATATTTACACCCAAAGAGGCCAAACTGATTTAGCCTTGCCCCTTTTATGGGCGACTTACGAGCAAGCCAAGGTTCACGGTTTTCACCTTTTGATTTCTTCAATCTTAGCGCAAATTGCTCGCGTCTATCGCGATCAAAAACAGCTTGAAGAATATCGTATTTACGCTGATGTTGCCTTACGAGGCCTAGACAGAGCTAAAACCCCGCGCGTGTACAAATTGGTTCATGCCTCCTGCCCGCCGCTCAAAGAGCAAAAAGCGTCGCTTTATGATTTCCATATTGATGAGAAATCGCGCACCGTGCGTGAGCGCAGCAAAGGCAAAATTGATTTTAAAAATCAGCACATCCTTTTTGAAATGGCTTTGTTATTTATTAAAAATCCAGGTCATCGTTTCAACAAGGAAGAGTTATCAAAATCTATCTGGAATCAAACATATTCCCCAGATCTTCACGATAACCTGATTTACGTTTCCATTAAAAGATTGAGAACATTGCTGGAACCCGATCTTGAAAGTCCAAAATACATCTTAAGAGATCGCAAAGGTTATTATTTTAATCCCCAATCAATTGTTCAATTTAGAACTTCTGAGGAGGTCACGTTATGA
- a CDS encoding RBBP9/YdeN family alpha/beta hydrolase, with translation MKIQRKLSTLIITLGLFIIPNLGIAKSKQLSANKSEKMKQAKVFINHGYMASPDSHWFPWLKKQIEKEGGQVDVLQMPETNSPKAPAWNEVLKKEIKTPNEHTYFVGHSLGCINLLNYLSSLPESTRIGGIICVSGFSESLPNLTLLNEFTAKKYDVNRLKKIAAQRVVIVAEDDQIVAPEITARLSKELEAPLHRIKKGGHFLDSDGFTEFPLVFSELKKMIEN, from the coding sequence ATGAAGATTCAACGCAAGCTTTCCACCCTTATTATCACCCTCGGTCTGTTCATCATTCCAAATCTGGGTATCGCAAAATCTAAACAGCTGTCGGCAAATAAGAGCGAAAAAATGAAACAAGCGAAAGTATTTATCAATCATGGTTATATGGCGTCACCTGATAGCCACTGGTTTCCGTGGTTAAAAAAACAAATCGAAAAAGAGGGTGGGCAGGTCGATGTGTTGCAAATGCCTGAAACAAATAGCCCCAAGGCCCCGGCTTGGAATGAAGTCCTAAAAAAGGAAATCAAAACTCCGAATGAGCACACTTACTTTGTGGGGCACAGCCTTGGCTGCATCAACCTTTTGAATTATCTTTCCTCACTTCCTGAAAGTACGCGTATTGGCGGTATCATCTGTGTTTCTGGATTTTCAGAATCATTGCCTAATTTGACGTTGCTCAATGAGTTTACGGCAAAAAAATATGATGTGAACCGTCTTAAAAAGATCGCGGCTCAACGTGTGGTGATCGTCGCAGAGGACGACCAAATCGTGGCGCCAGAAATTACCGCAAGACTTTCAAAAGAATTAGAGGCGCCTCTTCATCGCATAAAAAAAGGCGGCCACTTTTTGGATTCGGATGGATTCACGGAGTTTCCATTAGTCTTTTCCGAGCTTAAGAAAATGATAGAGAACTAA
- a CDS encoding DUF4258 domain-containing protein, translated as MSIIDIIKDDLVSGNFRLTLHARQRMDQRRVTLQDIRICAKDGEIFVDGDEFNLIGLDLEDRDLTVVCAYRHGTLIVTVK; from the coding sequence ATGTCTATTATTGACATCATCAAGGATGACCTCGTCTCTGGTAACTTTAGACTTACCCTTCACGCTCGACAACGCATGGATCAGCGCCGGGTTACTTTGCAGGATATTCGCATCTGTGCAAAAGATGGCGAGATCTTTGTAGATGGGGATGAGTTTAATCTTATCGGATTAGATTTGGAGGATCGTGATCTTACGGTCGTGTGTGCTTACCGTCACGGAACTTTGATCGTCACGGTTAAATAG
- a CDS encoding methyltransferase has translation MNPQIVIQVGEYLRAQGYEFTTVTPETHRRVLARPFNKMNLEDPKLALREFFGWNRSVKPDVLPMELVSILRNSDLLDSENGKIKSRLRFSTLDKNIYAHSSFPTDQETSVFFGPDSYRFVSFLKRHITSGNKVLDIGCGSGVGALSLSDRIDAQALCDVSESALVFAKANAILNACPNVEFYQSDVLKNAPHGADVLIANPPFIMDEQKRKYRDGGGQYGAEIALKIVQESLGYLNRLNHDGILALYTGSCIVNGKDMFLNEVKNIIPPTGYQLSYEEIDPDIFGEEMSQEPYREVERIAAVGLVLRKS, from the coding sequence ATGAATCCTCAAATCGTCATTCAAGTGGGTGAATATCTGCGCGCGCAAGGTTATGAATTTACGACCGTGACGCCAGAAACGCATCGTCGTGTGTTGGCGCGTCCTTTTAACAAAATGAATCTTGAAGACCCAAAGCTGGCATTGAGAGAATTTTTCGGATGGAACCGAAGTGTAAAGCCTGATGTCTTGCCGATGGAGCTTGTGTCAATTTTACGAAACTCAGATTTATTAGATTCTGAAAACGGGAAAATAAAAAGCCGCCTTCGCTTTTCAACTTTGGATAAAAATATTTACGCTCACTCTTCTTTTCCCACGGATCAAGAAACGTCGGTGTTTTTCGGACCTGATTCTTATAGGTTTGTGAGTTTTTTAAAGCGTCATATCACCTCGGGTAACAAAGTTTTAGACATTGGCTGTGGATCGGGCGTGGGGGCCTTGTCGCTGAGTGATCGTATCGACGCCCAAGCCCTTTGTGATGTCAGCGAATCAGCCCTGGTTTTTGCCAAAGCCAACGCGATTTTAAATGCGTGCCCGAATGTCGAGTTTTATCAGTCCGACGTTTTAAAAAATGCGCCCCACGGTGCCGATGTCCTTATTGCCAATCCACCCTTCATTATGGATGAACAAAAAAGAAAATATCGTGATGGCGGCGGCCAGTACGGGGCCGAGATCGCCTTAAAAATCGTGCAGGAAAGTCTTGGATATCTAAATCGTCTAAATCACGACGGCATCCTGGCCCTTTACACCGGCAGCTGCATCGTCAACGGAAAAGATATGTTTTTAAATGAGGTCAAAAACATAATACCCCCGACGGGATATCAATTAAGTTATGAAGAAATTGATCCTGATATATTTGGAGAAGAAATGTCCCAAGAGCCCTACCGCGAGGTGGAAAGAATCGCGGCTGTGGGATTGGTCTTGAGAAAAAGTTGA
- the pheS gene encoding phenylalanine--tRNA ligase subunit alpha: protein MSTTKLESIKDAALTAIKAAPSSKELYDLKVQYLGKSGSLTEIMKEMASLPKEEKPLFGKKVNEVKALLEQAYTEAEEALKKKEISSKMAAEEIDMTLPAMSRFKGTQHPVHIVTEEIFTVMARLGYSIRTGPLIEKDYYNFEALNIPADHPARDMQDTFYIDKSHVLRTHTSPIQIHSLETEKLPLRVIGTGPVFRSDSDISHLPNFHQIEALCVDEKVSMADLKGTISFFVREFFGPGLKTRFRPSFFPFTEPSAEVDCSCPICKGKGCSLCKQSGWIEIGGCGLVNPKVFQAAKIEYPKWQGFAFGFGIERMAIIKYGIEDIRLFPENDVRFLRQFVK from the coding sequence ATGTCGACGACCAAACTAGAATCTATCAAAGACGCAGCACTGACAGCCATTAAAGCGGCTCCTAGCTCTAAAGAACTCTATGACCTGAAGGTCCAATACCTGGGAAAAAGCGGTTCCTTAACCGAAATCATGAAAGAGATGGCCTCTCTTCCTAAGGAAGAGAAACCCCTTTTTGGAAAAAAAGTGAATGAGGTGAAGGCCCTTTTAGAGCAGGCCTATACAGAGGCTGAAGAAGCTTTAAAGAAAAAAGAGATTTCAAGCAAAATGGCCGCTGAAGAAATCGACATGACTTTGCCAGCGATGAGCCGTTTTAAGGGCACTCAGCACCCCGTGCACATCGTGACCGAAGAGATCTTCACCGTGATGGCGCGCCTTGGGTACAGCATCCGCACCGGACCCCTGATCGAAAAGGACTATTATAACTTTGAAGCTCTCAATATCCCGGCGGACCATCCCGCGCGTGATATGCAAGACACATTTTATATCGATAAATCGCATGTTTTGCGTACGCACACATCCCCCATCCAGATTCATTCGTTAGAAACCGAAAAACTTCCCCTGCGCGTGATTGGTACAGGGCCGGTGTTTCGTTCAGACAGTGATATCTCTCACTTGCCGAACTTTCATCAGATTGAAGCTTTGTGCGTGGATGAGAAAGTCTCTATGGCGGATCTTAAAGGGACGATCAGCTTTTTTGTGCGAGAGTTTTTTGGGCCAGGTCTGAAAACTCGTTTCCGCCCGAGCTTTTTCCCGTTCACTGAACCTTCAGCCGAAGTGGACTGCTCTTGTCCGATTTGCAAAGGCAAAGGGTGTTCTTTGTGTAAACAATCAGGTTGGATCGAGATCGGTGGTTGTGGTTTGGTAAATCCCAAAGTGTTCCAAGCGGCGAAAATTGAATATCCAAAGTGGCAAGGTTTTGCGTTTGGTTTTGGAATTGAGCGCATGGCGATCATTAAATACGGCATCGAAGATATTCGTTTATTCCCCGAAAATGATGTTAGATTTTTAAGGCAGTTTGTAAAATGA
- a CDS encoding iron-containing redox enzyme family protein, which translates to MQSLEIFEKSNDKEGLDLGASPAQSFSDLTEIHMQLARFNHHRLDPQVPCALWTSELKIESAMRVLENKMLEKEISFIKPLTVDLPTNAKLFMHWFEELRHSGPGQNDTLFDWLEEAANHDEMTWFIRQEVAGEAGFEDLTALTQIKMPTRPKLELARNYWDEMGRGNEKGMHGPMLSNLAKELNIEPPSLEETTAEAAALGNIMMAMAMNRRYAYHSAGALGVIELTAPGRALKVYHGLKRLGLSPEAQRYYLIHSSLDIKHSEAWNAEVLLPLVTENPALALPIAEGALLRLNAGRRCFERYRKELWGPAH; encoded by the coding sequence ATGCAGAGCCTAGAAATTTTTGAAAAATCAAACGACAAAGAAGGACTGGATTTAGGCGCCTCGCCTGCACAAAGCTTTTCTGATTTAACGGAAATTCACATGCAATTAGCGCGATTTAACCATCATCGTTTGGATCCCCAAGTTCCTTGTGCCCTGTGGACTTCAGAGCTAAAAATCGAATCCGCGATGCGCGTTTTGGAAAATAAAATGTTAGAAAAAGAAATCTCTTTTATCAAACCACTGACGGTTGATTTACCCACTAACGCCAAACTATTCATGCACTGGTTTGAGGAATTGCGCCACAGTGGTCCGGGGCAAAACGACACTCTTTTTGATTGGCTGGAGGAGGCGGCAAACCATGACGAAATGACGTGGTTCATCCGTCAAGAAGTCGCCGGTGAAGCGGGCTTTGAAGATTTAACTGCGTTAACACAAATCAAGATGCCCACGCGCCCGAAATTAGAACTGGCAAGAAACTATTGGGACGAGATGGGACGCGGAAACGAAAAAGGCATGCATGGACCGATGCTTTCAAATTTAGCCAAAGAATTAAATATCGAACCGCCGTCACTAGAAGAAACGACGGCAGAGGCCGCAGCCTTGGGCAACATCATGATGGCCATGGCCATGAATCGTCGTTATGCTTATCATTCAGCGGGAGCACTAGGAGTCATCGAACTGACAGCTCCGGGCCGTGCTTTAAAGGTCTATCACGGACTTAAACGTTTAGGCTTAAGCCCCGAAGCGCAACGCTATTATTTGATTCATTCAAGTCTTGATATCAAACATTCAGAAGCTTGGAATGCCGAGGTGTTATTACCCCTGGTCACGGAAAATCCCGCACTCGCCTTGCCCATTGCGGAAGGTGCGCTTTTACGATTGAACGCCGGTCGCCGATGTTTTGAAAGATATCGTAAAGAGCTGTGGGGACCGGCGCACTAG
- a CDS encoding TrmH family RNA methyltransferase has protein sequence MIEISSKSNDHFKRWVDISSARGIKKHGEFILMGEKLIEEFLKNPHIKVKGEILHEDLKSVCMVTPAFKGQRIPIYKLPKAMFNEVDVVGTHYNLLVLEAAPIESLASSQKVEGLEVVAPLGDPANLGAMARSALAFGASKLILTEETCNPYHPKAIKASAGALLKLPLYKTSSFSSFLQSNEELFALDMKGENVGNFKWPKDLRLAVGEEGPGFSGMKGLKRLSVPTLDVESLNATVAASIAFFTYASQHSKV, from the coding sequence GTGATCGAAATAAGCTCTAAAAGCAACGATCACTTTAAGCGTTGGGTCGATATTTCTTCGGCCCGCGGAATTAAAAAACACGGCGAATTCATCTTGATGGGTGAAAAGCTGATCGAAGAATTTTTAAAAAATCCACACATCAAAGTTAAAGGCGAAATCCTGCACGAAGACCTCAAATCTGTGTGCATGGTCACCCCGGCTTTTAAGGGCCAACGCATCCCCATTTACAAGCTTCCCAAAGCGATGTTTAATGAAGTCGATGTTGTGGGAACTCACTATAATCTTTTGGTGTTAGAAGCCGCCCCCATTGAATCCCTTGCCTCTTCACAAAAAGTGGAAGGTTTAGAAGTTGTCGCTCCGTTAGGAGATCCCGCCAATCTGGGTGCGATGGCGCGTTCGGCTTTGGCTTTTGGCGCTAGCAAATTGATTTTGACGGAAGAAACCTGCAATCCCTATCACCCGAAAGCGATTAAAGCTTCCGCTGGCGCCTTATTAAAATTGCCACTTTACAAAACATCCTCATTTTCTAGCTTCTTGCAGAGCAACGAAGAGCTTTTTGCCTTAGACATGAAGGGCGAAAATGTAGGAAACTTTAAATGGCCCAAAGACTTACGTTTAGCCGTAGGTGAAGAAGGTCCCGGTTTTAGTGGAATGAAAGGTTTAAAACGTCTTTCAGTTCCGACGTTGGATGTAGAGTCGTTAAACGCCACCGTCGCTGCCAGTATCGCGTTTTTTACGTATGCTTCTCAGCACTCAAAGGTCTGA
- the pheT gene encoding phenylalanine--tRNA ligase subunit beta: MKISLKWLQDYVDVTEFFQNPDVLAEALTRGGLEVEEITNRAKDFHHVVVGHILEKDKHPNADKLSLCRVSTGEGVVHQIVCGAQNHKTGDRVIVALPGAVLPGNFAIKKAAVRGVDSAGMLCSLKELGLAKESDGIAILPADAPVGKPYAEYAGYDDITFELKVTPNRADCLSHFGLAREVACLFGKELKSPVVEPKTSSGSTKKEIALEVKAFDMCPRYTGRYIKGVKVGPSPSWLVKRLESVGMNSINNIVDVTNYVMMELGQPLHAFNSADIGGKKIIVDKAVKGEKFTTLDGTDITLTGEELTIRDANRPVCLAGVVGGKNSGVSEATTNVFLEAAYFLPMSARKTSRSHGIDTDSGYRFSRGVDPDGALRGLNRATQLILQVAGGEAFGDPHDFYPNPVKKAKVSIDIQTVSDRLGYEAEELKFVDFMKRLGCQVEKSGNGFSVLPPTFRFDLEQDMDLVEEYARLNGYEHIPEALPEFKEMPSAHDKAFMLNRTTSELVRAEGFQQAFNFAFVGSKAEKAFLGSLESLKAAGLTASAKEIRLMNPLNEEMDVMRTSLSFGLFKNMNYNFHAGNMAGRLFEIGNAFSIKEDGGYLENSRLAMIAWGRSENLWTKSLETPLVFELKATVEVLLKSLNIGSYTWVMPANKAEVPGFLHQGQFAQLLVEGKKVGFIGTLHPVLLDDNKIRVPAALAELDLDQLYKGQPRPYRIQSISKFQVVERDFAFVMPKSLKVGDVLKDIRKAGAPLLVNVDVFDLYEGEKMEADKKSVAIRIWLQDKNATLQDAQINETTGKVLESLKKNFNLSVR, from the coding sequence ATGAAAATCAGCTTAAAGTGGCTTCAAGATTATGTAGATGTGACGGAGTTCTTCCAAAACCCGGATGTTTTAGCGGAAGCTTTAACTCGGGGAGGCTTAGAGGTTGAAGAAATCACCAATCGCGCGAAGGATTTTCATCACGTGGTGGTGGGGCATATCTTAGAAAAAGATAAACATCCTAACGCCGATAAACTTTCTTTGTGTCGTGTGTCCACGGGCGAAGGTGTTGTTCACCAAATCGTTTGCGGAGCGCAAAATCACAAAACCGGGGATCGCGTGATCGTGGCTTTACCAGGGGCGGTTTTGCCCGGGAATTTTGCGATTAAAAAAGCAGCCGTGCGTGGTGTTGATTCTGCGGGAATGCTGTGCTCTTTAAAAGAGCTGGGCTTAGCGAAAGAATCTGACGGGATTGCGATCCTGCCTGCGGATGCGCCGGTTGGAAAACCTTACGCGGAATACGCGGGTTATGATGACATTACTTTTGAATTAAAAGTAACGCCGAATCGCGCGGATTGTTTAAGTCATTTTGGCTTAGCCCGCGAAGTGGCGTGCTTGTTTGGTAAGGAATTAAAATCTCCGGTTGTAGAGCCAAAAACATCTTCAGGCTCGACCAAAAAAGAAATCGCTTTAGAAGTAAAAGCTTTTGATATGTGTCCTCGTTACACGGGCAGATACATCAAGGGAGTCAAAGTCGGTCCTTCGCCATCGTGGCTGGTGAAACGCTTAGAAAGTGTGGGCATGAATTCTATCAATAACATCGTCGACGTGACTAATTACGTGATGATGGAATTGGGGCAGCCTTTGCATGCGTTTAATTCTGCCGATATCGGTGGAAAGAAAATCATCGTTGATAAAGCCGTGAAAGGCGAGAAATTCACCACGCTGGATGGGACAGATATCACTTTAACGGGCGAAGAGCTGACCATTCGCGATGCGAATCGTCCGGTGTGTTTAGCGGGCGTTGTGGGTGGCAAAAACTCGGGCGTTTCTGAAGCAACTACCAATGTGTTTTTGGAAGCCGCTTACTTTTTGCCAATGAGTGCGCGAAAAACTTCGCGTTCTCACGGAATTGATACGGATTCGGGATACCGCTTTTCTCGGGGCGTGGATCCAGACGGGGCTTTGCGCGGTTTAAACCGTGCGACGCAGTTGATTTTGCAAGTCGCGGGCGGGGAAGCCTTTGGCGACCCTCATGATTTCTATCCAAATCCCGTGAAAAAAGCCAAGGTCAGTATCGATATCCAAACAGTCAGTGACCGCTTAGGTTATGAGGCTGAAGAACTTAAGTTTGTCGATTTTATGAAGCGTTTAGGGTGTCAGGTTGAAAAATCCGGCAACGGTTTTTCAGTTTTGCCACCGACCTTCCGTTTTGACTTGGAACAAGACATGGATTTGGTCGAAGAATATGCGCGCTTAAATGGCTATGAGCATATTCCAGAAGCTCTGCCTGAATTTAAAGAAATGCCTTCGGCTCATGATAAAGCCTTTATGCTCAATCGGACGACCAGTGAACTGGTTCGTGCCGAAGGCTTCCAGCAAGCGTTTAACTTTGCGTTTGTGGGATCTAAAGCGGAAAAAGCATTCTTGGGTTCATTGGAATCACTTAAAGCCGCCGGTTTAACGGCTTCGGCTAAAGAGATTCGTTTGATGAATCCTTTAAACGAAGAAATGGACGTGATGCGCACGTCTTTAAGTTTTGGTTTATTTAAAAACATGAACTACAACTTCCACGCTGGCAATATGGCGGGTCGCTTGTTTGAGATCGGCAATGCTTTTTCAATCAAAGAAGATGGCGGGTATTTAGAAAACTCTCGTTTGGCGATGATTGCTTGGGGAAGATCTGAAAATCTTTGGACGAAGTCTTTAGAAACTCCGTTGGTGTTTGAACTTAAAGCAACGGTTGAAGTTTTGTTGAAGTCTTTAAATATTGGATCGTACACCTGGGTGATGCCGGCCAATAAAGCTGAAGTTCCAGGATTCTTGCATCAAGGTCAGTTCGCGCAGCTTTTGGTTGAAGGTAAAAAAGTGGGTTTTATCGGAACTCTTCATCCGGTGTTACTGGATGACAATAAAATCCGTGTGCCTGCCGCTTTGGCAGAGCTTGATTTAGATCAACTTTATAAGGGTCAACCTCGTCCGTATCGCATTCAAAGTATTTCTAAGTTCCAAGTGGTGGAGCGTGATTTCGCGTTTGTGATGCCGAAATCATTGAAGGTCGGCGATGTTTTAAAAGACATTCGCAAGGCGGGAGCGCCGTTATTGGTGAATGTGGATGTTTTTGACTTGTATGAAGGTGAAAAGATGGAAGCGGATAAGAAGTCCGTCGCTATCCGTATCTGGTTGCAAGACAAAAATGCCACACTGCAGGATGCGCAGATCAATGAGACGACAGGAAAGGTGCTTGAAAGCTTAAAGAAGAATTTTAATCTTTCGGTGCGATAA
- a CDS encoding dimethylarginine dimethylaminohydrolase family protein gives MKFHRQPTFLLSAPCCPSSCEQQHVHSHKGYFNDECVFQVAWSINPHMKVGAACPAKALSQHTRFAQSLREAGAQVIMLPFVHGAYDSVFIKDSAIVKRSSQGLSALIAQPVHSERKLESEQRRFNLKKWGVEIAGQSRSHLEGGDVVVFPAENKVFMGYGFRTERKASLELSHFFDATVIPLQLKDPHFYHLDVALSVLSDGTAFACREAFTDESWQALRHSGIHSLIPVHKEETMKFGLNWVEVDDTIVMGSYLPRLKSILEALGKKVIYSPLDQFQLAGGSAACLVSRIHDFDTRLVYNQSAGFEVRHCQDIVLSS, from the coding sequence GTGAAATTTCACCGTCAACCGACATTTTTGTTAAGTGCCCCCTGTTGTCCATCAAGCTGCGAGCAGCAGCACGTGCATTCACATAAAGGGTATTTTAACGACGAATGCGTTTTTCAGGTGGCGTGGAGTATTAATCCTCACATGAAGGTGGGGGCTGCGTGTCCCGCGAAAGCTCTGAGCCAACACACGCGTTTTGCGCAGTCTTTGCGCGAAGCCGGGGCTCAGGTGATTATGCTTCCGTTCGTCCATGGTGCTTATGATTCGGTTTTTATCAAAGACAGCGCGATCGTAAAACGCAGCTCTCAGGGACTTTCGGCGCTGATTGCGCAACCTGTTCATTCGGAGCGTAAGCTAGAATCCGAGCAAAGACGTTTTAACTTAAAAAAATGGGGTGTCGAGATTGCAGGGCAAAGTCGCAGCCATCTTGAAGGTGGTGATGTTGTCGTATTTCCCGCAGAAAACAAAGTCTTTATGGGTTACGGTTTTCGCACGGAGCGAAAAGCCTCTTTAGAGCTTTCCCATTTTTTTGATGCCACGGTCATTCCGTTGCAATTAAAGGATCCGCACTTCTATCACCTCGATGTCGCCTTATCTGTGTTAAGCGACGGGACCGCATTTGCGTGTCGAGAAGCTTTCACGGATGAGTCTTGGCAAGCGCTTCGTCACAGCGGCATCCACTCCTTAATTCCGGTCCATAAAGAAGAGACCATGAAGTTTGGTTTAAATTGGGTCGAAGTCGATGACACCATCGTTATGGGTAGTTATCTGCCACGCTTAAAAAGCATTCTTGAAGCCTTGGGTAAAAAAGTCATCTATTCACCGTTAGATCAATTCCAATTAGCGGGGGGAAGTGCCGCTTGTCTGGTCTCGCGGATTCATGACTTTGACACTCGCCTTGTTTACAATCAAAGCGCAGGTTTTGAAGTTCGCCACTGCCAGGATATCGTACTAAGCTCGTAA
- a CDS encoding GyrI-like domain-containing protein, which produces MNEKSFTVVGIKTRTSNVDEMNGVARIASLWNQFFANNIAEKIPNKLSGEILSVYHDYETDSSGPYSVMLGMKVSKATDVPGGLEVIQIPEQKYQVFPCAVGAMPEVVVQGWQQIWALEKSSEIQRKYSFDFELYPEQPGGAVNIFVAVK; this is translated from the coding sequence ATGAACGAAAAAAGCTTTACCGTTGTCGGAATTAAAACACGCACTTCAAACGTTGATGAAATGAACGGGGTGGCTCGCATCGCTTCGTTATGGAATCAGTTTTTTGCAAATAATATTGCTGAAAAGATTCCTAATAAACTTTCTGGCGAAATTTTAAGCGTTTACCATGACTATGAAACAGATTCCTCAGGCCCGTATTCGGTGATGTTGGGAATGAAAGTTTCTAAAGCGACGGATGTGCCTGGGGGGTTAGAGGTCATTCAAATTCCGGAACAAAAGTACCAAGTTTTTCCTTGCGCTGTCGGGGCTATGCCCGAAGTTGTTGTTCAAGGTTGGCAACAAATCTGGGCTTTAGAAAAATCTAGCGAGATTCAAAGAAAATACTCTTTTGATTTTGAGTTGTATCCAGAGCAACCAGGGGGCGCGGTGAATATCTTCGTCGCGGTTAAGTAG